The segment TCGCAAAGGTCCCTCACAGGGCATTCCGAGCATCTGGGGCGGTTGGGGATGCATATCTCCTGGCCGTGGCGGACCAGGTATCTGTTTATGTCGGACCAGCGGTCCATAGGAGTGAGCTCCATCAGCGCGAACTCGGTCTCCTCCGGGTTGGAAGTAGACACAAGGCCCATGAGATTGGATATCCTGTGCACATGGGTGTCCACGCATACGGACGGAATGCCCATGGCGTAGGATCTGACGCAGGCGGCGGTCTTGCGGCCGACCATCGGAAGGGAGCACAGCTCCTCCGTGTCCTCCGGGACTTTTCCGCCATATCTTTCCAAGATTTCCTTGCAGCATCTGACAATGGCTTCGGATTTCTGCTTCGGGAATCCTGCGGGACGTATCAGCTCGGCGACCTCCCCCGGATCTGCTTCCGCGAGGGCTTCAATGGTCGGGAACCTGCCGAAAAGATTGTCCGAAGCCTTCCGGGTGTTCTCGTCCTTCGTCCTTTGGGACAGGATCGTCGAGATCAGAACATGGAACGGATCTTTAGGCCACTCCGGATCCTCTCCAGCCGAGTTGCGGCCGGGGAACACGCCCCCGACGTAGACCTCGGAAAGGATCTTCAGGATTTCGCATATCCGCTCTGAATCCATCTCAATGCATCCTCCGCGGTGCGGAACGATCCGGT is part of the Candidatus Methanomethylophilaceae archaeon genome and harbors:
- a CDS encoding endonuclease III, which codes for MDSERICEILKILSEVYVGGVFPGRNSAGEDPEWPKDPFHVLISTILSQRTKDENTRKASDNLFGRFPTIEALAEADPGEVAELIRPAGFPKQKSEAIVRCCKEILERYGGKVPEDTEELCSLPMVGRKTAACVRSYAMGIPSVCVDTHVHRISNLMGLVSTSNPEETEFALMELTPMDRWSDINRYLVRHGQEICIPNRPRCSECPVRDLCDRGSGSRPSNLS